In a single window of the Chloroflexota bacterium genome:
- a CDS encoding MFS transporter, with protein MSDASDVPARRQPAVAAARSAPPQPSTIPTSNSPPPRTTTSLGRRAPPRSDWRSTFDSLRNRNFLYLWLGMLVMMGGMQMQMIARGYLAYELTSSPFLLGVVNSGFAVPLLALSLFGGAFADRLERKYIIQFGQGMSAALAIIIGVAIHFDVITWFHLWIASIIQGALFSFLMPARQAIIPQLVGQERLSNAMALNAAAMSATTLAAPALAGWAYAYLGAYNVYYIIAGLAVIAFALTGLIPRAGTGAGRRPAPMIGDIIDGLVYIKRSPLVLILLLMGLATALLAMPFRFLMPIFIVDVYRMGPEAMGLLVTIMGGGSLVGSLFIASLGKSGRGMLLLVGSFISGVTLLLVAVIPNYVIAAVLMLPLGLGDAGRRTLNQSLIMEEVEDRDRGRVMSVFMLNFGLMPLGVLPAGTAAEYIGGQAVVGILAVLLLGVTTLILVTQKRLREMA; from the coding sequence ATGTCTGACGCCTCCGATGTTCCCGCGAGACGGCAACCCGCTGTAGCAGCAGCGCGGTCTGCCCCTCCCCAGCCTTCCACGATACCGACAAGTAATTCCCCGCCCCCAAGAACCACGACGAGTTTGGGACGCCGCGCGCCTCCACGCTCGGACTGGCGGTCGACCTTCGATTCGCTCCGCAACCGTAATTTCCTGTATCTGTGGCTGGGCATGCTTGTGATGATGGGTGGCATGCAGATGCAGATGATTGCGCGCGGCTATCTCGCGTACGAACTTACATCATCGCCGTTCTTGTTGGGTGTGGTGAACTCAGGGTTTGCAGTACCGCTGCTCGCGCTGTCGCTATTCGGCGGGGCGTTTGCGGATCGACTAGAGCGCAAGTACATCATACAGTTCGGACAGGGAATGTCCGCGGCGCTGGCCATCATCATCGGCGTCGCCATACATTTCGATGTGATTACTTGGTTTCACCTGTGGATTGCGTCCATCATTCAAGGCGCGCTGTTTTCCTTCCTGATGCCCGCGCGACAGGCGATTATCCCGCAACTCGTTGGGCAGGAACGCTTGTCGAACGCGATGGCGCTCAATGCCGCCGCAATGAGCGCGACGACGCTCGCTGCGCCGGCGCTCGCCGGCTGGGCGTACGCCTACCTCGGCGCCTACAATGTCTATTACATCATAGCGGGGCTGGCAGTCATCGCGTTCGCGCTTACCGGGCTGATACCGCGCGCAGGCACAGGTGCCGGACGCCGTCCCGCGCCGATGATTGGCGACATCATCGACGGACTGGTCTATATCAAGCGCAGCCCGCTGGTGCTGATACTGCTCCTGATGGGACTGGCGACCGCGCTTCTCGCCATGCCTTTCCGCTTCCTGATGCCGATATTCATCGTGGATGTGTACCGCATGGGACCGGAGGCGATGGGACTGCTGGTCACGATAATGGGCGGCGGCTCGCTGGTGGGTTCGCTGTTCATCGCATCGCTGGGCAAGAGCGGGCGCGGGATGCTGCTGTTAGTCGGCAGCTTCATATCGGGCGTAACACTGCTGCTAGTGGCGGTCATTCCCAACTATGTCATTGCCGCCGTTCTGATGCTACCACTTGGACTCGGCGATGCGGGACGGCGCACGCTGAACCAGTCGCTGATAATGGAAGAGGTAGAGGACAGGGATCGCGGTCGAGTGATGAGCGTGTTCATGCTGAACTTCGGACTGATGCCGCTGGGCGTGCTGCCCGCAGGCACGGCAGCCGAGTACATCGGCGGTCAGGCGGTGGTCGGTATTCTAGCCGTGCTGCTGCTAGGCGTTACAACGCTCATACTGGTCACGCAAAAGCGGCTGCGCGAGATGGCGTAA